Sequence from the Fulvivirga ligni genome:
TAAGCTCGCCTCCAAGTTTGGTATTTCCTCCTTATTGGGCATACTAGCCATAGGACTAGCTTTAGGCAATGGAGGGGTTTATGATTTTGATTATAATAATCCCCTTCTCACCTTAAAAATCAGTCAGATTGCACTTTGTTTTATCCTTTTCTCTGGCGGTTTTTCAACCCGATGGAAAAAGTTAAGAGAAGTAGCCCCTCAGGGAATTTCTCTTGCTACCATTGGCACTCTAGCTACCTCCCTTATTACGGGGCTGGCAGTGCACATCATCTTTTCATGGTCTATGTTAGAGTCTTTGCTGTTGGGGGCCGTAATCTCCTCTACAGATGCCGCTGCGGTATTTTCCATATTGGCCAGCAGCAATCTTAAGCTGAAGAATAACATCAACTATGTACTAGAATTTGAATCGGGCACCAATGACCCGATGGCCTATTTTCTTACAATTAGCCTCACCAGCCTCATCTCCTCGCCTGATATGAACGGCTGGATGATTCTCCCGCATTTCCTATGGAATACTATTTTCGGAATAGTGTCAGGTTATGGAATTGGCTCCTTGATCTTTCTTCTGATAAAAAGATCAAAACTTAAGAAAGGCCAAACTCCTATGATGCTCCTGGCTGCTGTACTTTTCATTTTTGCTCTGAATGAGCTCTGCGGTGGCAGCGCCTTCCTGGCGGTATACGTGGCCGGAATCACTTTAGGCAATAAAAAATGGGATAATGTAGATTACAACCTTAATTTCTATGAAGGCTTGGCCTGGCTAATGGAAGCAGTGCTATTTCTGGTTTTAGGCCTTCAGGTATATATTACCAATCTGAGCGAAATATACTTATCAGGATTAATGATAAGCGTAATTCTAATCTTTATAGCCAGACCAATTGCCACGTGGTTTACTTACCTGTTTTTGAAGAAGAGAACCTGGCAGCATAAAACCTTCATTTCATGGGTTGGCTTAAAAGGTGCCACGCCCATTGTGTTCGCACTCATCCCACTGGTGGAAGGCCTCACGGTGTCAGAATATATCTTTAACGTTTCCTTTATTGTAGTGATATCCTCCATCCTCATTCAAGGATCTACCGTGGCGTGGCTGGGTAAGATTTTAAAGCTTGGGCAATAATCAATTCACCAAACTCATAAGCTCCTCTTTGGAAAGGTTTTTCAAAATAGCATTATCATCATTGATAAGGCCGGTCACCATTTCCTTTTTGGTAGACTGAAGTTTCATGATCTTCTCCTCCACCGTTCCCGGGCAAATGAGCCTCACTGCTGTCACTCGCTTATCCTGACCTATTCTATATGACCTGTCAATGGCCTGATTCTCCACCGCTGGATTCCACCATGGA
This genomic interval carries:
- a CDS encoding potassium/proton antiporter; the protein is MELNYFYTILIISILLIISVLTGKLASKFGISSLLGILAIGLALGNGGVYDFDYNNPLLTLKISQIALCFILFSGGFSTRWKKLREVAPQGISLATIGTLATSLITGLAVHIIFSWSMLESLLLGAVISSTDAAAVFSILASSNLKLKNNINYVLEFESGTNDPMAYFLTISLTSLISSPDMNGWMILPHFLWNTIFGIVSGYGIGSLIFLLIKRSKLKKGQTPMMLLAAVLFIFALNELCGGSAFLAVYVAGITLGNKKWDNVDYNLNFYEGLAWLMEAVLFLVLGLQVYITNLSEIYLSGLMISVILIFIARPIATWFTYLFLKKRTWQHKTFISWVGLKGATPIVFALIPLVEGLTVSEYIFNVSFIVVISSILIQGSTVAWLGKILKLGQ